From Spea bombifrons isolate aSpeBom1 chromosome 6, aSpeBom1.2.pri, whole genome shotgun sequence, a single genomic window includes:
- the CDC20 gene encoding cell division cycle protein 20 homolog: protein MAQFVFESDLNNILKLDTPITNAPLARWQRKAKEGGCSSGTASANTSIVSPMKASNRSHSSSKTPSKTPGKSGAKMQVTPSRAGGDRFIPNRSTMQMDVASFLLSKENEPVDGSPTKKEQQKAWAKNINGFDMEEAKILRLGGKPQNAPEGYQNNLKVLYSQKTTPGSSKKAGRYIPSMPDRVLDAPDIRNDYYLNLIDWSSHNFLAVALNDSVYLWNHTSGDIILLLQMEHPEEYISSVSWIKEGSYLAVGTSNAEVQLWDVQQQKRLRNMVSHSSRVGSLAWNNHIVSSGSRTGHIHHHDVRVAQHHVATLTGHTQEVCGLKWSPDGRYLASGANDNLVNVWPSVQGDSGEFSPVQTFTQHQGAVKAVAWCPWQSNVLATGGGTSDRHIRIWNVCSGTCLNAVDTHSQVCAILWSTNYKELISGHGFAQNQLVIWKYPTMTRVTELKGHSARVLNLAISPDGCTVASAAADETLRLWKCFEVDPVTKKEKEKARTNKSIIHQSIR from the exons ATGGCTCAGTTCGTTTTTGAAAGTGACCTCAACAATATATTGAAACTGGACACTCCGATTACGAATGCTCCTCTGGCGAGATGGCAGCGGAAAGCGAAGGAGGGCGGCTGCTCTTCAGGCACTGCTTCTGCCAACACCAGCATCGTATCGCCCATGAAGGCATCCAATAGATCTCACAGCTCCAGCAAGACCCCGTCCAAAACCCCAG GTAAATCCGGAGCAAAGATGCAGGTTACCCCCTCCAGAGCAGGCGGCGACCGCTTTATACCCAACCGCAGCACGATGCAGATGGATGTCGCCAGCTTCCTTCTCAGCAAAGAGAATGAGCCGGTAGACGGCTCTCCCACCAAAAAG GAGCAGCAGAAAGCGTGGGCGAAGAACATCAATGGCTTTGATATGGAAGAGGCAAAAATTCTAAGGCTTGGTGGCAAACCTCAAAACGCCCCTGAAG GATACCAGAATAACTTGAAGGTGCTTTACAGCCAAAAGACCACTCCTGGCTCTAGTAAGAAAGCTGGCAGATACATTCCCTCCATGCCTGACAGAGTGCTCGATGCTCCAGATATCAGGAACGACTACT ATTTGAATCTGATTGACTGGAGCTCGCACAACTTCCTCGCGGTTGCCCTCAATGACTCCGTGTATCTCTGGAACCATACTTCGGGTGATATTATACTGTTACTACAGATGGAACATCCTGAAGAATACATATCATCTGTGTCTTGGATCAAAGAAGGGAGTTATTTAGCTGTAGGCACCAGCAATGCTGAAGTCCAG CTGTGGGATGTTCAACAACAGAAGCGTCTGCGTAACATGGTCAGCCACTCCTCTCGCGTTGGCTCTCTGGCCTGGAACAACCACATTGTATCCAG TGGTTCTAGAACTGGTCATATTCATCACCATGATGTGAGGGTAGCTCAGCACCATGTAGCCACCCTCACAGGGCACACGCAGGAGGTCTGTGGCCTTAAGTGGTCCCCTGATGGACGCTATTTGGCCAGCGGTGCAAATGACAACTTGGTTAACGTCTGGCCTAGTGTCCAAGGAGACTCTGGAGAGTTTTCACCTGTGCAGACGTTTACTCAACATCAAGGGGCTGTTAAG GCGGTGGCTTGGTGCCCGTGGCAATCCAACGTGTTGGCAACTGGTGGGGGAACAAGCGACAGACACATTAGAATCTGGAATGTCTGTTCTGGAACGTGTTTAAACGCCGTCGATACTCACTCCCAG GTTTGCGCAATATTGTGGTCCACAAACTATAAAGAACTAATCTCTGGCCACGGATTTGCCCAGAATCAGCTAGTGATTTGGAAATACCCCACGATGACACGGGTCACGgagcttaaag GTCACTCGGCGCGGGTGCTTAACCTGGCCATTAGCCCCGACGGCTGCACCGTGGCTTCGGCAGCGGCGGATGAAACCCTTCGCTTGTGGAAATGTTTTGAAGTGGATCCCGtcacaaagaaagaaaaggaaaaggcGCGTACCAACAAGAGCATCATTCACCAGAGCATCCGATAA
- the ELOVL1 gene encoding elongation of very long chain fatty acids protein 1, with product MEAVLSEWVQKYHDFMKGADARIGHYPLMHSPFLPAAILLGYVYFVLSLGPRIMANRKAFDLKPLMVVYNFGLVALSAFIVYEFLMSGWLTGYTWRCDPVDTSDSPMALRMVRVAWLFLFSKFIELLDTVFFVLRKKNGQITFLHIFHHSVLPCSWWWGVKFGPGGMGSFHAMINSLVHVIMYFYYGLSAAGPRFQKYLWWKKHMTAIQLIQFVLVSIHITQYYFMPSCDYQFPIFIHLIWIYGTVFFILFSNFWYQAYTKGRRLPKMGAAANGALHQNGKANNGKAKQN from the exons ATGGAAGCCGTACTCTCGGAATGGGTGCAGAAATACCATGACTTCATGAAAGGAGCAG ACGCCAGGATAGGTCACTATCCCTTGATGCACTCGCCGTTTCTGCCTGCGGCCATCCTCCTGGGTTATGTCTACTTTGTGCTGTCCCTCGGGCCCCGGATTATGGCGAATCGGAAGGCTTTCGACCTGAAGCCGTTAATGGTTGTGTATAACTTTGGCCTTGTGGCTCTTTCGGCATTTATTGTTTACGAG TTCTTGATGTCTGGGTGGCTAACTGGCTATACTTGGCGCTGCGACCCTGTGGATACATCTGATAGTCCGATGGCCCTCAGG ATGGTGCGGGTAGCTTGGCTGTTCCTCTTCTCGAAATTTATCGAGCTACTGGATACT GTATTCTTTGTCTTGAGAAAGAAGAACGGTCAGATCACATTCTTGCATATTTTCCATCACTCTGTACTGCCTTGCAGTTGGTGGTGGGGAGTAAAGTTTGGTCCAG GTGGTATGGGGTCTTTTCACGCCATGATCAATTCCCTGGTCCACGTCATCATGTACTTCTACTATGGCCTTTCTGCTGCTGGTCCGCGGTTCCAGAAGTACCTGTGGTGGAAGAAACATATGACTGCCATCCAGCTG ATCCAATTCGTGCTGGTCTCCATCCACATAACCCAGTATTATTTTATGCCCAGCTGTGACTATCAGTTCCCCATCTTCATTCACCTCATCTGGATCTACGGCACGGTCTTCTTCATCCTGTTTTCCAATTTCTGGTATCAGGCTTACACCAAAGGAAGACGCCTGCCCAAGATGGGCGCAGCTGCCAACGGAGCCCTTCACCAGAACGGCAAAGCCAACAATGGCAAAGCCAAACAAAATTAA